The following proteins come from a genomic window of Nostoc sp. ATCC 53789:
- a CDS encoding metallophosphoesterase: MHWLLSGPLSREELTVKIVGLPASLQGKKLVQLSDFHYDGLRLSEEMLEKAIAVTNEAKPDLILLTGDYITDDPTPVHQLILRLKHLQSHSGIYAILGNHDIHYKNAKTEVTDAFTSIGIHVLWNEIAYPLGQELPLVGLADYWSREFYPAPVMNQLNPDTPRIVLSHNPDTAEILQAWRVDLQLSGHTHGGQIVIPGIGPAMFFYEKLAKKIPKKVQRRFPLLQENVSVVRHWEWAQGFHQLGKNQLYVNRGLGTYLPGRLFCRPEVTIITLQGE; this comes from the coding sequence ATGCACTGGTTATTATCTGGGCCGTTGAGTAGAGAAGAATTGACGGTTAAGATTGTAGGGTTGCCTGCATCATTACAAGGTAAGAAGCTGGTGCAGTTGTCAGATTTTCACTACGATGGTTTGCGGCTGTCGGAAGAGATGCTAGAAAAAGCGATCGCAGTTACTAATGAAGCTAAACCAGATTTAATTTTATTAACTGGTGACTACATAACTGACGATCCGACACCGGTTCACCAACTGATACTTAGACTCAAACATCTGCAAAGTCACAGTGGTATCTATGCTATTCTTGGCAATCACGATATACATTACAAAAACGCAAAAACAGAAGTTACCGATGCCTTTACTAGCATTGGAATCCACGTCCTTTGGAACGAAATAGCCTATCCACTAGGACAAGAATTACCATTGGTAGGACTAGCTGATTATTGGTCACGGGAATTCTACCCTGCACCTGTGATGAATCAACTAAATCCCGACACTCCACGCATCGTTTTATCCCACAACCCAGATACTGCGGAGATACTACAAGCATGGCGAGTTGACTTACAATTATCTGGTCATACTCACGGTGGTCAAATCGTGATTCCCGGAATTGGCCCTGCAATGTTTTTTTACGAAAAGCTTGCAAAAAAAATACCTAAAAAAGTGCAGCGTCGATTTCCATTGTTGCAAGAAAATGTTTCTGTAGTCAGACATTGGGAATGGGCACAGGGTTTCCATCAGCTGGGAAAAAATCAGCTATATGTCAATCGTGGTTTGGGAACTTACCTCCCAGGACGCTTATTTTGCCGCCCAGAAGTTACTATAATCACGCTACAGGGTGAGTAA
- a CDS encoding DUF262 domain-containing protein: MSAVKLQANDYPISKIFSNDFIFTIPLYQRPYAWTTEQAGELLEDLVTALGDSDNKIDDINPYFLGNIVLIKGDKPDAQVVDGQQRLTTLTVLLAALRASVSKENIHILTKYLYQEDDFDPNDNVYRLTVRERDAQFFKEYIQDEGGIDKLKNLHAAKLSDSRKNFKENTLLFVNRLQSFTNNQLLRLTQFIIKRCFLVVVATPDIDSAYRIFSVINNRGMDLSHADILKAEIIGKISLEQQEKYSTKWEEMEEKLGRDIFKSLFSHIRMIHVRSKPRESILKEFLNDIKPINEPQQLIDKILIPYAEAFYEINNLAYHSDILGEEVNQKFRWLHLIDNSDWIPPAILYLSRHYSNPELLLRFFTDLDRLASGLMIQRNNINERIERYGKLLYAIEIGEDLYVPDSPLQLKPEEQAHIIKILNDDLYLIRKIRLYVLLRLDAALSEGKASYNFCNISVEHVLPQNPTSDSMWVQSFPSQEERDKYVHRMGNLVLLSSSKNAQAQNYDFDLKKQKYFTTKSGICNFALTTQVLMEKEWTPEVINKRQQQLIHQLKEVWRLQ; the protein is encoded by the coding sequence ATGAGCGCGGTTAAACTTCAGGCTAATGATTATCCTATCTCTAAAATATTTAGCAACGATTTTATCTTCACTATTCCTTTATATCAGCGCCCCTATGCCTGGACAACGGAGCAAGCAGGAGAACTGCTTGAAGATTTGGTCACTGCGTTGGGAGATAGTGACAATAAAATTGATGATATAAACCCGTATTTTTTAGGAAATATTGTACTCATCAAAGGAGATAAACCAGATGCCCAAGTTGTGGATGGTCAACAGCGTTTGACTACACTTACTGTATTGCTGGCTGCTTTACGGGCATCAGTTTCCAAAGAAAACATACATATACTAACAAAATATCTTTATCAAGAAGATGATTTTGATCCTAATGATAACGTTTATCGTTTGACTGTGCGTGAGCGAGATGCACAGTTTTTCAAGGAATATATTCAGGATGAAGGTGGTATTGATAAGCTGAAAAATTTACATGCAGCTAAACTATCAGATAGTCGTAAAAATTTCAAAGAAAATACATTATTGTTTGTAAATCGCTTACAAAGCTTTACTAATAATCAGCTTCTACGGCTTACTCAATTTATCATTAAAAGATGTTTTTTAGTAGTAGTTGCTACTCCAGATATTGACTCTGCATACAGAATATTTTCTGTCATCAATAATCGAGGGATGGATCTGTCTCATGCTGATATTTTGAAAGCAGAAATTATCGGTAAGATTTCCCTTGAGCAACAGGAAAAATACAGTACTAAGTGGGAAGAAATGGAAGAGAAACTAGGACGCGATATATTCAAGAGCCTATTTTCTCACATCAGAATGATTCACGTAAGATCCAAGCCGCGTGAAAGTATACTTAAGGAATTCCTGAATGACATTAAACCAATTAATGAACCTCAACAGTTAATTGATAAAATACTAATTCCTTATGCTGAGGCTTTTTATGAAATTAATAATCTAGCCTATCACAGTGATATTTTAGGAGAAGAAGTAAATCAAAAGTTTAGATGGTTACACTTGATTGATAATTCTGACTGGATACCTCCAGCTATTTTATATCTCTCTCGCCATTACAGCAATCCTGAATTGTTATTACGGTTTTTCACAGATTTAGATCGCCTAGCTTCAGGTCTAATGATTCAACGGAATAATATTAATGAGCGCATAGAACGTTACGGCAAATTACTATATGCTATCGAGATTGGAGAAGATTTGTACGTACCTGATTCACCTCTGCAACTGAAACCTGAAGAACAGGCACATATTATCAAAATCCTAAATGATGACCTTTATTTAATTAGAAAAATTCGACTTTATGTTTTACTACGTTTAGATGCTGCACTCTCAGAAGGAAAAGCTTCATATAACTTCTGTAATATTAGTGTTGAGCATGTACTACCTCAAAATCCAACTTCTGATAGTATGTGGGTACAATCATTTCCTAGCCAGGAAGAACGTGATAAATATGTCCATCGTATGGGAAATTTAGTTTTACTCTCTTCCTCGAAAAACGCTCAAGCGCAAAACTATGACTTTGACCTGAAAAAGCAGAAGTATTTCACAACAAAATCAGGCATTTGTAATTTTGCGCTAACGACACAAGTGTTAATGGAAAAAGAATGGACACCTGAAGTTATCAACAAGCGGCAGCAACAGCTAATTCATCAGCTAAAAGAAGTTTGGCGTTTACAGTAG
- a CDS encoding GlsB/YeaQ/YmgE family stress response membrane protein, giving the protein MNILAWIVLGLIAGAIAKAIYPGHQGGGILGTILLGIIGAFVGGSLGVFFSTGTLSLAAPTLSIPGIAVAVLGAIVAVFLWNLLTNRSAV; this is encoded by the coding sequence ATGAATATTCTTGCTTGGATTGTTTTAGGTCTAATTGCTGGTGCGATCGCTAAAGCTATCTACCCCGGTCATCAAGGTGGCGGTATTCTAGGAACAATCTTATTAGGAATCATCGGCGCTTTTGTTGGTGGTAGTCTTGGAGTCTTTTTCAGTACAGGGACGTTAAGTTTAGCAGCACCGACTCTCAGCATTCCTGGTATTGCAGTAGCAGTTCTTGGTGCAATTGTTGCAGTTTTCCTCTGGAATTTATTAACAAATCGCAGCGCGGTATAA